A portion of the Thermus oshimai DSM 12092 genome contains these proteins:
- a CDS encoding S1C family serine protease — MARTLLWLSALPLGLTLWLLLNPPTPTRWAEPIQAPPERLEEVYQKAHPAVVLVQGPEGGRGTAFFYSPTLLLTAYHVVAEGGPLTLLLPSRKEVGARVVGFHEPFDLAVLEAETPHSRALPLEFARAPRPGEALLHIGNGRGQFIAPRYGRVVRLGVNPSPFLPQGLVETSLPLAPGDSGGPVLDGEGRVVGVAVAIGQTEEGFRSFFTPLLGREGVVRGLERGEKAYWPYLGLRGPRALTPELARELGLPPGGVMVGEVVPGGAAAKAGLRGLESGGVPDVILEVNGVAVGSFEDLLREVRRYQVGDRVALTVRRGGEVLRVEVLLSPFPGR; from the coding sequence ATGGCGCGAACCCTCCTGTGGCTTTCCGCCCTCCCCTTGGGCCTGACCCTCTGGCTCCTCCTCAACCCCCCCACGCCCACCCGCTGGGCGGAGCCCATCCAGGCCCCCCCCGAACGGCTGGAAGAGGTCTACCAAAAGGCCCACCCCGCGGTGGTCCTGGTCCAGGGGCCGGAAGGCGGCCGGGGCACCGCCTTCTTCTACAGCCCCACCCTCCTCCTCACCGCCTACCACGTGGTGGCGGAAGGGGGGCCCCTCACCCTCCTCCTCCCGAGCCGCAAGGAGGTCGGGGCCCGGGTGGTGGGGTTCCACGAGCCCTTTGACCTGGCGGTCCTCGAGGCCGAAACCCCCCACAGCCGCGCCCTCCCCTTGGAGTTCGCCCGCGCCCCCCGTCCCGGGGAGGCCCTCCTCCACATCGGCAACGGGCGGGGCCAGTTCATCGCCCCCCGGTACGGCCGGGTGGTGCGGCTCGGGGTGAACCCCTCCCCCTTCCTGCCCCAGGGCCTGGTGGAGACCTCCCTGCCCCTGGCCCCCGGGGACTCCGGGGGGCCCGTGCTGGACGGGGAAGGAAGGGTGGTGGGGGTGGCGGTGGCCATCGGGCAGACGGAGGAGGGCTTCCGAAGCTTCTTCACCCCCCTCTTGGGGCGGGAAGGGGTGGTGCGGGGGCTGGAGCGGGGAGAAAAGGCCTACTGGCCCTACCTGGGCCTGAGGGGCCCAAGGGCCCTCACCCCGGAGCTCGCCCGGGAGCTGGGCCTCCCCCCTGGGGGGGTGATGGTGGGGGAGGTGGTGCCGGGCGGGGCGGCGGCCAAGGCGGGGCTTAGGGGCCTCGAGTCCGGAGGGGTGCCGGACGTGATCCTGGAGGTGAACGGGGTGGCGGTGGGGAGCTTTGAGGACCTCCTGCGGGAGGTGCGCCGCTACCAGGTGGGGGACCGGGTGGCCCTCACCGTGCGCCGGGGCGGGGAGG
- a CDS encoding YwiC-like family protein → MQKTAPVPLRSVALPTEHGGWGFTLEPILLGLLLAPGGATFGLFLLGLFGFLARHPLKLAYQDLKRGKRYPRTLLALKVASAYLALSALGLLLALLTAKGPFLLPLLLALPLGAYTLWADVENRARELFPEVAAALFMASLAPAGALAGGLGGEVALGAFLALALRDVAALYYARTQVLRARGQNPKRHPALIALFLSALLAFALLPWTVGLALSLLALYGAHALFRPPVPARVIGWTQMGFGLLVVLATALGFTLEGLPTALLGVPLLHRALGFGLIALAFLAGGYLFFRKEVPRSVRILVGLYDLNALLGLLYLAFAGKFLPHPLLALLGVVLLHLALKRPHPWPALGFWGLGLLLLVH, encoded by the coding sequence ATGCAGAAGACCGCGCCCGTACCCCTAAGGAGCGTAGCCCTCCCCACGGAGCACGGGGGGTGGGGGTTCACCCTGGAACCCATCCTCCTGGGCCTTCTCCTCGCCCCGGGAGGCGCCACTTTCGGGCTTTTCCTGCTAGGGCTTTTTGGCTTCCTGGCCCGGCACCCCCTCAAGCTCGCCTACCAGGACCTGAAGCGGGGCAAGCGCTACCCCCGCACCCTCTTGGCCCTCAAGGTGGCCTCGGCCTACCTGGCCCTGAGCGCCCTGGGGCTTCTCCTCGCCCTCCTCACCGCCAAGGGGCCCTTCCTCCTCCCCCTCCTCCTGGCCCTCCCCTTGGGGGCCTACACCCTCTGGGCGGACGTGGAGAACCGCGCCCGGGAGCTCTTTCCCGAGGTGGCCGCGGCCCTTTTCATGGCCAGCCTAGCCCCCGCCGGGGCTCTGGCCGGGGGGCTGGGTGGGGAGGTGGCCCTGGGGGCCTTCCTGGCCTTAGCCCTAAGGGACGTGGCCGCGCTCTACTACGCCCGCACCCAGGTCTTAAGGGCCCGGGGCCAGAACCCGAAGCGCCATCCGGCCCTTATCGCCCTTTTCCTCTCCGCCCTCTTGGCCTTTGCCCTTCTCCCCTGGACCGTGGGCCTGGCCTTAAGCCTCCTCGCCCTTTACGGCGCCCACGCCCTTTTCCGACCCCCCGTGCCCGCCCGGGTCATCGGCTGGACGCAGATGGGCTTCGGCCTCCTTGTGGTGTTGGCCACGGCCCTGGGCTTCACCCTGGAGGGCCTCCCCACCGCCCTCCTAGGGGTGCCCCTCCTCCACCGCGCCTTGGGCTTCGGCCTCATCGCCCTGGCCTTCCTCGCGGGGGGGTACCTCTTCTTCCGGAAAGAGGTGCCCCGGAGCGTGCGCATCCTGGTGGGGCTTTACGACCTGAACGCCCTTCTTGGCCTTCTCTACCTGGCCTTCGCAGGGAAGTTCCTCCCCCATCCCCTCCTGGCCCTTCTGGGGGTGGTCCTCCTCCACCTGGCCCTGAAGCGGCCCCACCCCTGGCCCGCCCTGGGGTTCTGGGGCCTGGGCCTGCTCCTTTTGGTCCACTAG
- a CDS encoding AraC family ligand binding domain-containing protein, with product MNLLEKARYGAVRGVELLADHPEVRLVLFSLQEGQEVKGRGEPWVFLLALEGEGVLWAGERSLEARAGTLLMAEPGEPHGARAGQGRFLVLGIIAPRP from the coding sequence GTGAACCTCCTGGAAAAAGCCCGCTACGGAGCGGTGCGGGGGGTGGAGCTCCTGGCCGACCACCCTGAGGTCCGCCTGGTCCTCTTCAGCCTCCAGGAGGGGCAGGAGGTAAAGGGGCGGGGGGAGCCCTGGGTTTTCCTCCTGGCCCTCGAGGGGGAAGGGGTCCTTTGGGCCGGGGAGCGCTCCTTGGAAGCCCGGGCGGGAACCTTGCTCATGGCCGAGCCGGGAGAGCCCCACGGGGCAAGGGCGGGCCAGGGGCGTTTCCTGGTCCTCGGGATCATCGCCCCCAGGCCATGA
- a CDS encoding DUF542 domain-containing protein, whose product MALDLKTTVNEVLKAHPEAVALLNRLGLDTCCGGSLPLEEAAREAGQDPREVLRALEEFLKEGR is encoded by the coding sequence ATGGCGCTGGACCTGAAGACCACGGTCAACGAGGTTTTGAAGGCCCACCCCGAGGCGGTGGCCCTCCTCAACCGCCTGGGCCTGGACACCTGCTGCGGGGGGAGCCTCCCCCTGGAGGAGGCGGCCCGGGAGGCCGGGCAGGACCCAAGGGAGGTCCTTAGGGCCCTGGAGGAGTTCCTAAAGGAGGGGCGGTGA
- a CDS encoding RrF2 family transcriptional regulator, whose product MSVRTLLKREESYALHALLLLAEEPGLSAQEVAEKLKAPPAFMAKVLQKLARAGLVESRVGRKGGVWLKEPPEAISLLRVMEALSGPVALDLCATLKRCPTEERRGFCYLKPNLVRMNLELRKTLAGLTLAELLPQSAP is encoded by the coding sequence ATGAGCGTGCGCACCCTCCTCAAACGGGAAGAGTCCTACGCCCTCCACGCCCTTTTGCTCCTGGCGGAGGAGCCTGGGCTTTCCGCCCAGGAGGTGGCGGAAAAGCTGAAAGCCCCCCCCGCCTTCATGGCCAAGGTGCTGCAGAAGCTGGCCCGGGCGGGGCTCGTGGAAAGCCGGGTGGGGCGTAAGGGGGGAGTATGGCTCAAGGAGCCCCCGGAGGCCATCAGCCTCCTCCGGGTGATGGAGGCCCTTTCGGGGCCGGTGGCCCTGGACCTCTGCGCCACCTTAAAGCGTTGCCCCACGGAGGAGCGGCGCGGGTTCTGCTACCTCAAGCCCAACCTGGTGCGGATGAACCTCGAGCTCCGGAAAACTCTGGCCGGCCTCACCCTGGCCGAGCTCCTGCCCCAAAGCGCCCCTTGA
- a CDS encoding c-type cytochrome yields the protein MEIGWIETTIGALFATVVLTLWLSRGSGWLEPRFWRNAAVVSSLIMSGILVYLTIDSLNQIREGSARVPAYAVINREIGLKRDYEKRRDLPVIGEETGFFGRVWSEAEAYSLVNKGKMTLQSRNCMDCHTLLGNGAYFAPDLTRAWLDPKWETMVKSMTGKATKEEAMAEWLQHPDRYPTFSRRMPNLGLSEEEAKALVAFLKWMSAIDTNGFPDRFAGVQ from the coding sequence ATGGAGATCGGCTGGATAGAAACGACCATCGGGGCCCTCTTTGCCACCGTGGTGTTGACCTTATGGCTCTCGCGGGGTTCCGGATGGCTGGAACCCCGGTTTTGGCGCAACGCCGCGGTGGTGAGCAGCCTCATCATGTCGGGGATTCTGGTCTACCTTACCATAGATTCCTTGAACCAGATCCGCGAGGGCTCGGCTCGGGTGCCCGCTTACGCGGTCATCAACCGAGAAATCGGCCTTAAGCGGGACTACGAGAAGCGGCGCGACCTTCCCGTCATCGGTGAGGAGACGGGGTTCTTCGGCCGGGTGTGGAGCGAGGCCGAGGCCTACTCCCTGGTCAATAAGGGCAAGATGACCCTGCAAAGCCGCAACTGCATGGACTGCCACACCCTTCTCGGCAACGGGGCTTACTTTGCCCCAGACCTCACCCGTGCCTGGCTGGACCCCAAGTGGGAGACCATGGTCAAGTCCATGACCGGGAAGGCCACCAAGGAGGAGGCCATGGCCGAGTGGCTCCAGCACCCTGACCGTTACCCCACCTTCAGCCGCCGGATGCCCAACCTGGGTCTTTCCGAAGAGGAAGCCAAGGCTCTGGTGGCCTTCCTTAAGTGGATGTCGGCCATAGACACCAACGGTTTCCCCGACCGCTTTGCGGGGGTTCAGTAG
- a CDS encoding cbb3-type cytochrome c oxidase subunit I has protein sequence MPQGKLYESQKLALWYFWVALALFGAQVLFGLLAAWQYLDPNFLYGKLNFMTNRMLHVNAMIVWLLLGFMGGVYWFLPLELEREVVGIRLARLAFFTLIAAVGVVVLVYLLVQYGPGNALTLWFITEGREYIEAPRWADIGIVAVMAIFLYNVVATALKAKRITGVAAVLMFDLVALAGLYTAGMHYTPNISMDQYFWWWVVHLWVEATWEVLAGSIMAMALMHLLGTPRRIVETWLYLEVALVFGTGILGLGHHYFWIGTPEYWLGLGGFFSALEPIPLVAMVVHAVYDAGVHRMQTVNQPALFWAIAQAFGNFVGAGVWGFMQTLPQINLYSHGTQLAPAHGHLAFFGAYVTAILTVIYMALHQVRRPELPKFDSKLWKWAFVLMVVGIFGMSAAMTVAGFTQTMVERAIGGSTWQAYIEAQTHPWFQNGMVWRFIFGVFFLVSYLVLLWDLLTIGKGQAHASKGVGAHD, from the coding sequence ATGCCTCAAGGCAAGCTTTACGAGTCGCAGAAGCTCGCCCTTTGGTATTTCTGGGTGGCCTTGGCCCTCTTTGGGGCCCAGGTGCTCTTTGGCCTTCTCGCCGCCTGGCAGTACCTGGATCCAAACTTCCTTTACGGCAAGCTGAACTTCATGACCAACCGGATGCTCCACGTAAACGCCATGATCGTCTGGCTCCTTTTGGGCTTCATGGGGGGGGTTTACTGGTTCCTACCCCTGGAGCTTGAGCGGGAAGTGGTGGGTATCCGGCTGGCTAGGCTGGCCTTCTTTACCCTCATCGCTGCGGTGGGCGTGGTGGTTTTGGTCTACCTCCTGGTCCAGTACGGGCCGGGCAACGCCCTCACCCTGTGGTTCATCACCGAAGGCCGGGAGTACATAGAGGCGCCTAGGTGGGCCGATATCGGCATCGTGGCGGTGATGGCCATTTTCCTCTACAACGTGGTGGCCACCGCCCTTAAGGCCAAGAGGATCACGGGCGTGGCCGCGGTCCTCATGTTTGACCTGGTGGCCTTGGCCGGCCTTTACACCGCGGGGATGCACTACACCCCCAACATCTCCATGGACCAGTACTTCTGGTGGTGGGTGGTCCACCTCTGGGTGGAGGCCACCTGGGAGGTCCTGGCGGGGTCCATCATGGCCATGGCCTTGATGCACCTCCTGGGCACCCCCAGGCGCATCGTGGAGACCTGGCTTTACCTGGAGGTGGCCTTGGTCTTCGGCACCGGCATCCTGGGCCTTGGCCACCATTACTTCTGGATCGGCACCCCCGAGTACTGGCTTGGCCTTGGGGGGTTTTTCAGCGCTTTAGAGCCCATCCCTCTGGTGGCCATGGTGGTCCACGCGGTGTACGATGCGGGGGTCCACCGCATGCAAACCGTGAACCAACCGGCGCTGTTTTGGGCCATCGCCCAGGCTTTTGGGAACTTCGTGGGGGCTGGGGTGTGGGGCTTCATGCAGACCCTGCCCCAGATCAACCTCTACTCCCACGGGACCCAGCTGGCCCCGGCCCATGGCCACTTGGCTTTCTTCGGGGCTTACGTGACCGCTATCCTCACCGTGATCTACATGGCCCTGCACCAGGTGCGCCGGCCTGAACTCCCCAAGTTTGACTCCAAACTTTGGAAGTGGGCCTTCGTCCTCATGGTGGTGGGTATCTTCGGCATGAGCGCGGCCATGACCGTGGCCGGATTCACCCAAACCATGGTGGAACGGGCCATCGGTGGGAGCACCTGGCAGGCCTACATCGAGGCCCAGACCCATCCCTGGTTCCAAAACGGGATGGTCTGGCGCTTCATCTTTGGGGTCTTTTTCCTGGTGAGCTACCTGGTCCTCCTTTGGGACCTCCTTACCATCGGCAAGGGCCAGGCCCATGCGTCCAAGGGGGTGGGGGCCCATGACTAG
- a CDS encoding YbaN family protein has protein sequence MRRFTLLLGFLFTGLGFLGSFLPVLPATPFFLLAAYFFSRSSPRLEAWVLSLPQVGPVVRDYRAGRGIPLRAKALATALALLGAFLSLLRLPHPLAQALVVGLIAYGVYFIWKKVPTKTPTGQGR, from the coding sequence ATGCGGCGGTTTACCTTGCTCCTAGGGTTCCTTTTCACTGGGCTGGGGTTTTTGGGCAGCTTCCTGCCCGTCTTGCCGGCCACCCCCTTCTTCCTTCTAGCGGCCTATTTCTTCTCCCGCTCCAGCCCGCGCCTCGAGGCCTGGGTCCTGAGCCTCCCCCAGGTGGGCCCCGTGGTCCGGGACTACCGGGCAGGGCGGGGCATCCCCCTAAGGGCCAAGGCCCTGGCCACCGCCCTTGCCCTCTTGGGGGCCTTCCTCAGCCTCCTCCGCCTGCCCCATCCCCTGGCCCAGGCCCTGGTGGTGGGCCTCATCGCCTACGGGGTGTACTTCATCTGGAAAAAGGTGCCCACAAAAACCCCTACCGGCCAAGGCCGGTAG
- a CDS encoding multicopper oxidase domain-containing protein, giving the protein MWKRIAALLVLSLSLPALAAVKRFELTTHSSVFPVDQGVYVKGFSFNEMSPGPLLVVEEGDTVEIVLRNEDFVAHGLSIHAANTQTSKFLGNVQPGEERVFRFQADFPGVFMYHCAPGGHGIMAHTMGGQHGMIVVEPKKKYRLEAELGRAPDLKLYLVQSEWYASGRDFFDGRATYVVFNGQNFRYVKEPIPVRPGDYIRIYFLNAGPNLTSTFHVVGGVWEYMYYQGNPDNVVKGSQTALAGPSDSWVIEWRVPPVEGDYTLVTHVFGTAIKGALGILRAKKDAPRVAEVRAEGPKALKEVPQEAKRVLDPYGLGTPTHEHTVRKAPDPALLQPVAVGERTLDPLPVTIQMVGNSFYPKVVEVPVGTTVEFVNEDVFDLLEGERTGRHDAVVVDVKGPEPFVSPKLGHGERWRVTFTQPGEYTYICSIHPYMRGIIRVYAPTPQEAHKGH; this is encoded by the coding sequence ATGTGGAAACGGATCGCGGCCCTTCTGGTGCTTAGCCTAAGCCTCCCAGCCCTGGCGGCGGTGAAGCGCTTTGAGCTCACCACCCACTCCAGCGTTTTCCCCGTGGACCAGGGGGTGTACGTCAAGGGCTTTTCCTTCAACGAGATGAGCCCAGGGCCCCTCCTGGTGGTGGAGGAAGGGGACACGGTGGAGATCGTGCTGAGGAACGAGGACTTCGTGGCCCACGGCCTTTCCATCCACGCGGCCAACACCCAGACCTCCAAGTTCCTGGGCAACGTCCAGCCGGGGGAGGAACGGGTCTTCCGCTTCCAGGCGGACTTCCCCGGGGTCTTCATGTACCACTGCGCCCCCGGGGGCCACGGCATCATGGCCCACACCATGGGTGGGCAGCATGGGATGATCGTGGTGGAGCCCAAGAAGAAGTACCGCCTCGAGGCCGAGCTGGGCCGGGCCCCCGACCTCAAGCTCTACCTGGTCCAGAGCGAATGGTACGCCTCGGGCCGGGACTTCTTTGACGGCCGCGCCACCTACGTGGTCTTCAACGGGCAGAACTTCCGCTACGTCAAGGAGCCCATCCCCGTCCGCCCCGGCGACTACATCCGCATCTACTTCCTGAACGCGGGCCCCAACCTGACCAGCACCTTCCACGTGGTGGGGGGCGTCTGGGAGTACATGTACTACCAGGGCAACCCCGACAACGTGGTGAAGGGGAGCCAGACCGCCCTGGCGGGGCCCTCGGACTCCTGGGTGATTGAGTGGCGGGTGCCCCCTGTGGAAGGGGACTACACCCTGGTGACCCACGTGTTCGGGACGGCCATCAAGGGGGCCTTGGGCATCCTCCGGGCCAAGAAGGACGCCCCCCGGGTGGCCGAGGTGCGCGCCGAAGGCCCCAAGGCCCTTAAGGAGGTGCCCCAGGAGGCCAAGCGCGTCCTGGACCCCTACGGCCTGGGCACCCCTACGCACGAGCACACCGTGCGCAAGGCCCCGGACCCGGCCCTGCTCCAGCCCGTGGCGGTGGGGGAGAGGACGCTGGACCCCCTGCCCGTCACCATCCAGATGGTGGGCAACTCCTTCTACCCCAAGGTGGTGGAGGTGCCCGTGGGCACCACCGTGGAGTTCGTGAACGAGGATGTGTTTGACCTCCTGGAAGGGGAGCGGACCGGCCGCCACGACGCGGTGGTGGTGGACGTGAAGGGCCCGGAGCCCTTCGTCTCCCCCAAGCTGGGCCACGGGGAGAGGTGGCGGGTGACCTTCACCCAGCCCGGGGAGTACACCTACATCTGCAGCATCCACCCCTACATGCGGGGGATCATCCGGGTCTACGCCCCCACCCCCCAGGAGGCCCATAAGGGGCACTGA
- a CDS encoding nitrite reductase, with amino-acid sequence MRRLGLALGFLLLAGALAQGLSPGEKEQAAQIYFDRCAGCHGVLRKGATGPALDPKKMAERGLEYLKAVIFGGLPGGMPDWGRQGILSEKETELMARFLLEEPPAPPIPTYEEIRRTWKVYVPPEKRPTKPEHTRNWQNFFGQVLRDTGQVAIIDGDKKELVTIVPTGFATHILRSSATGRYFMAIGRDGKASLIDLWMNPPRVVAESKPCVDARSIESSKFKGYEDKYAVVGCYWPPTMVILDGLTLEPLKMVSTMSYTKGAGEFVQEARVAAIVASQFNPEWIVNLKESGQTWLVDYSKLNQKGRPLPITMIDTERFLHDGGWALKRYFIVAANAVNKLIVIDTKTREFVAEVEAGVRPHPGRGSNWTHPTYGPVWATGNIGSPEVTVVGVDPEKHPQHAWKVIKRIQLPYTGNLFIKTHPNSPWVIVDFPMSPSPEAAASLCAIDKRKLEVAKCWEVPGAQDLKARMVHPEFNKGGTEIWVSAWGSKDTPTFIVVYDALTLKEKARITGDWVRTPTGKFNVYNTAYDIY; translated from the coding sequence ATGCGGAGGTTAGGGCTTGCGTTGGGGTTCTTGCTTTTGGCCGGGGCCTTGGCCCAGGGGCTTTCCCCTGGGGAGAAGGAGCAGGCGGCCCAGATCTACTTTGACCGGTGCGCGGGCTGCCACGGGGTGCTCCGCAAAGGGGCCACGGGTCCGGCGTTGGACCCCAAAAAGATGGCCGAGCGGGGTCTGGAGTACCTGAAGGCGGTCATCTTCGGGGGTCTGCCCGGGGGTATGCCCGACTGGGGCCGCCAGGGGATCCTGAGCGAGAAGGAAACGGAGCTCATGGCCCGCTTCCTCCTGGAGGAGCCCCCGGCCCCACCCATCCCCACCTACGAGGAGATCCGGAGGACCTGGAAGGTTTACGTGCCGCCGGAGAAGCGGCCCACCAAGCCCGAGCACACCCGCAACTGGCAGAACTTCTTCGGCCAGGTCCTGCGGGACACCGGCCAGGTGGCCATCATTGACGGGGACAAGAAGGAGCTGGTGACCATCGTGCCCACCGGCTTCGCCACCCACATCCTGCGCTCCTCCGCCACCGGGCGCTACTTCATGGCCATCGGCCGGGACGGCAAGGCCAGCCTTATTGACCTCTGGATGAACCCGCCCCGGGTGGTGGCGGAGTCCAAGCCCTGCGTGGACGCCCGTTCCATTGAGTCCAGCAAGTTCAAAGGCTACGAGGACAAGTACGCGGTGGTGGGGTGCTACTGGCCCCCCACCATGGTGATCCTGGACGGGCTGACCCTCGAGCCCCTCAAGATGGTGTCCACCATGTCCTACACCAAGGGGGCGGGGGAGTTCGTGCAGGAGGCCCGGGTGGCGGCCATCGTGGCCAGCCAGTTCAACCCCGAGTGGATCGTGAACCTGAAGGAGTCCGGCCAGACCTGGCTGGTGGACTACTCCAAACTGAACCAGAAGGGCCGCCCCCTGCCCATCACCATGATCGACACCGAGCGCTTCCTCCACGATGGGGGCTGGGCCTTGAAGCGCTACTTCATCGTGGCGGCCAACGCGGTGAACAAGCTCATCGTCATCGACACCAAGACCCGGGAGTTCGTGGCGGAGGTGGAGGCCGGGGTCAGGCCCCACCCGGGCCGGGGCTCCAACTGGACCCACCCCACCTACGGGCCCGTCTGGGCCACGGGGAACATCGGCAGCCCCGAGGTGACCGTGGTGGGGGTGGACCCGGAAAAGCACCCCCAGCACGCCTGGAAGGTGATCAAGCGCATCCAGCTCCCCTACACCGGCAATCTCTTCATCAAGACCCACCCCAACAGCCCCTGGGTCATCGTGGACTTCCCCATGAGCCCGAGCCCAGAGGCCGCGGCCAGCCTGTGCGCCATTGACAAGCGCAAGCTGGAGGTGGCCAAGTGCTGGGAGGTGCCGGGGGCCCAGGACCTCAAGGCGCGGATGGTCCACCCCGAGTTCAACAAGGGCGGCACGGAGATCTGGGTCTCCGCCTGGGGCTCCAAGGACACCCCCACCTTCATCGTGGTCTACGATGCCCTGACCCTCAAGGAGAAGGCCCGCATCACCGGGGACTGGGTGCGCACGCCCACGGGCAAGTTCAACGTGTACAACACCGCCTACGACATTTACTGA
- a CDS encoding TIGR04053 family radical SAM/SPASM domain-containing protein, which yields MERPDFARYPYLVAWEVTHACLLACRHCRASAEAHPLPGELSTEEGLRLIEEVATYRPKPLLLLTGGDPLAREDLFLLLGRARDLGLKVGLTPAATPLLTRAMVFRLKEAGVTRLALSLDGASPETHDAFRGEKGTFERTLKALAWAKEAGLPTQVNTTVTRDTWPEIRALPDLLKEMGVVLWSLFFLVPVGRGALLKQLSAQAFEEVLRWLYEVSKTYPFHVKTTEAHHFRRVVLQRRAEEGARDRALAAGESLHREYFQDGMEHSRLGVTDGNGFVFVSATGDVAPSGFLPLYAGNVRERSLLDIYQNSPLFRELRDKDRLKGKCGVCEYRYVCGGSRARAWAETGDYLASEPRCSYVPPAWLARVGKVAGGSA from the coding sequence ATGGAACGCCCCGACTTCGCCCGCTACCCCTACCTGGTGGCCTGGGAGGTGACCCACGCCTGCCTCCTGGCCTGCCGCCACTGCCGGGCCTCGGCGGAAGCCCACCCCCTCCCTGGGGAGCTTTCCACCGAGGAGGGCTTAAGGCTCATCGAGGAGGTGGCCACCTACCGCCCCAAGCCCCTCCTCCTCTTGACGGGGGGGGACCCCTTGGCCCGGGAGGACCTCTTCCTCCTCCTCGGGAGGGCCCGCGACCTCGGCCTCAAGGTGGGCCTCACCCCCGCGGCCACCCCCCTCCTCACCCGGGCGATGGTCTTCCGCCTCAAGGAGGCCGGGGTCACCCGTCTGGCCCTTTCCCTAGACGGCGCCTCCCCGGAAACCCACGACGCCTTCCGGGGGGAGAAGGGAACCTTTGAGAGGACCCTAAAGGCCCTCGCCTGGGCCAAGGAGGCCGGGCTCCCCACCCAGGTGAACACCACGGTGACCCGGGACACCTGGCCCGAGATCCGGGCCCTTCCCGACCTCCTCAAGGAGATGGGGGTGGTGCTCTGGAGCCTCTTCTTCCTGGTGCCCGTGGGCCGGGGGGCCCTCCTGAAGCAGCTTTCCGCCCAGGCCTTTGAGGAGGTCCTCCGGTGGCTCTACGAGGTTTCCAAGACCTACCCCTTCCATGTGAAGACCACGGAGGCCCATCACTTCCGCCGGGTGGTCCTGCAGAGGAGGGCCGAGGAGGGGGCGAGGGATCGCGCCCTGGCCGCGGGGGAGAGCCTCCATAGGGAGTACTTCCAGGACGGCATGGAGCACTCCCGGCTGGGGGTGACGGACGGGAACGGCTTCGTCTTCGTCTCGGCCACGGGGGATGTGGCCCCTTCCGGCTTCCTGCCCCTTTATGCGGGGAACGTCCGGGAGAGGAGTTTACTGGATATATACCAAAACAGCCCCCTCTTCCGGGAGCTCCGGGACAAGGACCGCCTGAAGGGCAAGTGCGGGGTGTGCGAGTACCGCTACGTGTGCGGGGGAAGCCGCGCCCGGGCCTGGGCGGAGACCGGGGATTACCTGGCCAGCGAGCCCCGGTGCAGCTACGTGCCCCCCGCGTGGCTTGCGCGGGTGGGCAAGGTGGCCGGGGGTTCGGCCTAG